The sequence GTTGTATGCTTAAATCATAGAAGGGAGGATTAATATTGGATGGCCAAGTAAGAAGTAATATTCATGCTGAAATCACAGTAGATATTGAACCTTTTTATATTGGAGAGACATGGTTCCCCCTATTTCGCAGAAAATTTATGAGATGATTAGGATATAGAGCAATGTCGTAAGGAAGAAGCTACAAGCGAATAGACTTTGCGAGGAGAGTGATTTCATGCGTTATGAAGGAACGGTCTATCGTCCCCCCAGTGAAGCCGAAAGTTTGCTGATTCAAGCGACTATCGGTTGTCCTCATAATGATTGTACATTCTGTGGTATGTATCGGGACACAAAGTTTCGAATCCGATCCGTGGCCGATATAAAAGAAGACCTTCTCATGGCCCGAGATTTTTATGGCGATAAAGTAAGGTCGATTTTTTTCCCCGATGGGAACACTATTTTAATGAAAACAGATCAGCTTTTAGAGATTCTTTACTATGCTCGGGAAATGTTTCCCTACTTGAAACGTATGACCGTCTATGGCTCTGCGAAATTCATGAAGTTAAAAAAACTCAATGAGTTTCGCCTTCTAAGAGAAGCAGGCTTAACCCGTATACACTCGGGAATGGAAAGTGGGGATGACGAAGTTCTTCGTAGGATTAAAAAAGGCTTCACTGCAGCTGAAATGATCGAAGAAGGTCTCAAGGTGAGAGAAGCCGGTCTTGAACTGAGTGAATATATCCTTCTTGGGATCGGTGGACGTGAACGTACTCAAGAACATGCTTTAGAAAGTGCTCGGGTGCTTAATGCCTTTACCCCGGATTTTGTTCGGTTCCGCACTTATGTTCCTTGGAAAGGGACGCCCCTTTATGATGACTATCAACAAGGGCGATTTCACCTTCTCAGTCCCTACGAAGTATTAAGGGAAACCCGTCTTCTGATAGCTAACTTAGAAGATCCTTTCGAGCTGCTCAGTGATCATATGTCGAATTATGCTCCAATCAATGGGAATATACCTAAGGATAAGCCAGAGATGATTGAAACCATAGATAGACTTTTAGCGGTACCAGAAGATAACTTTAAACAAATGGATTCCGGTCTTCTTTAGGTGGGTTGAACAAGAACATTTAAAATGAGCATCAATTTTGATCACTCGACACTCTCTGAATTTCAGTAAATTAATGCTAAGAATCAATCATCTTGATTTTCGTGAAAATATCTCAATGGAATTCCAGGTATTCTGTCAAGAAGGGAAATTTCCCAACTGATATTTAACCTCACAACATATTTTTTAAATTAGGTGACAATACTACAAAGAAAAATATGTTGTGAGGTATATTATGGATAATAAGTTATCTAAAGATGCATATGGTGGCGTAGCTGGCAAAGACTATGTACCTTACATTTCCGGCGGTTCTAAAAAATCTGGTGGAAACGCGGCAGTATTAACGATCGGTATTGTTTTAGCAGCTTTGTTTGCAGCTTCTACGGCCTATTCAGGTATGAAATCGGGTCTTACAGTTGCAGCTGGTATTCCAGGTTCGATAATAGGCTCCGCACTTATAGCGGCCTTTGCCAAACAAAAGGGTATTCTTGGGAAAAGCCTAATTCAAGGGATGTCAAGTGGCGGGGAATCAATTGCCAGTGGGATGATATTCGTTTTACCGGCAATTATTTTAATAGGTTCAAAAGCTTCTTTTTTAGAAGGCTTTGTTGTTGGGGTAGGCGGCGTCTTATTCGGTATAGCCATAGCTTCCCTAGTTCATAATTACTTAATCGTCGAAGAACACGGTGAATTAATGTACCCTGAGTCAATGGCTATCTCTGAAACACTTGTAGCTTCAGAAGCCGCCGGAGAATCTCTTAAGTACATGGGAATAGGGTTTGGAATAAGTGGTGTCATAACTATTATAACGGGTTCATTTTTAAATGCCGTTAACAACGTTATAAGTTACGTCAACGAGTCCTTTTAC comes from Desulfosporosinus meridiei DSM 13257 and encodes:
- a CDS encoding radical SAM protein — translated: MRYEGTVYRPPSEAESLLIQATIGCPHNDCTFCGMYRDTKFRIRSVADIKEDLLMARDFYGDKVRSIFFPDGNTILMKTDQLLEILYYAREMFPYLKRMTVYGSAKFMKLKKLNEFRLLREAGLTRIHSGMESGDDEVLRRIKKGFTAAEMIEEGLKVREAGLELSEYILLGIGGRERTQEHALESARVLNAFTPDFVRFRTYVPWKGTPLYDDYQQGRFHLLSPYEVLRETRLLIANLEDPFELLSDHMSNYAPINGNIPKDKPEMIETIDRLLAVPEDNFKQMDSGLL